The region GCCTGGCCAACGCACGATAAAGGGAACGCGATGACCGCCCTCCCAGTTGTCGCGTTTCACCCCGCGCCAAGGCCGCGCGCCATCGTGCTGGTAATCTTTCCGCATGTGGTAAACCGAAGTCACCTCTGGGCCATTGTCACTGGTGAACATGACAATCGTGTTCTCGCTGAGGTCCAAGTCTTCGAGCGTCCGAAGAAGCTCTCCAACGATGTAGTCAAGCTCGAAAATGAAGTCACCATGAGGTCCCGCGTTGGTGCTTCCTTGGAATGTCTTGCTGGGAAAGGAAGGAAGATGAACCGCCTGAGTCGAGTGAAAAAGGAAGAATGGGCGGTTTGGCTCGTCTCTCATGTGATTTAGTAGAAACTGCTTACTCTTCTCAAGGAATGTAACATCGACTTCCTCAAGATCGAAATTTGGGGCAACCAGACCCGGCCGATTGTCATGGGAATACGGATGTTTGGGCAGACTCTTTTTGTCTAGTTGTTTAGCAGGGGGGACTGGGATTCGTTTGCCCTCAATAAACGCATATAGCCAGTCGGTGGTTGGACAGCAGGCCGTTCCAAAGAACTCGTCAAATCCACAGTCACATGGCCCTCCGAGAATCTCTCGGGAAAAGTCGATTTTGCGAACACCATTTAGGCCACCTTCATGAATTGGCTCGCCTGCATGGTCAAGAAAGGTCAGTCCTACATGCCACTTTCCGACACAGGCAGTGTGATAGCCTTGACGCTGCAGTATCTTCGGAAGCGTCAAGCGATCTGGAGTAATCAAAGATGGTCCACCTGCTCCGCTGAAAACACGTCCGCCGTTGGGAATACGAAAGGCCATTTGTCCCGTCATGAGACTGTACCGCGTAGGCGTGCAGACAGAGCAAGGACTATGGGCATCGGTGAATCGCATGCCTTCGGATGCCAGTCGATCAATGTTCGGTGTTTCGACCTTTGATTCCGGGTTGTAGCAGCCCACGTCACCGTATCCGAGGTCATCCGCCATGATGAGAAGAATGTTCGGCAATTCAGCAGCATGTGCCTGATTGGTTGCCAATGGGACGAACGTGCTGAGAATCAATGCGACAACGAATTGAACATTGCAGATGGCTTCTGTGTACTTCCCTAAGTCAGTAATAGGGTGGGATCGAAGTAAGTGGCTGTGAAGCATCTTTCCTCTCCAACCATTCCCGGGAAGGCATGTTGCTGTTTCGCATGACTCTTTAATGGAGGTCATCTCTAGGATACACTTGGTTGATAGCGAAAATGGGCAAATTCGTAGCGATAAAGGGCAATGCGAGGGCAGGTAAGATGGAAGGGAAAAAGCGAATCGGCGTGCAGATGGAAATCGATCAGCCCTACAAGCGACACGTCAGCGTGTTTGCCGGGGTGCACAAGTTTGCGCGTGAGGTAAATGATTGGCATCTGATCGTTGATGATTGGGCAAGCCGTTCGATTCTCGTTCAAGCAGACCGGCCGATACCTTTCGACGGCATCATTGGTCGTCTTTCGGCCGAAGATATTGTCCGCGCTCATCGTCGACAGTTGCCTGTAGTTAACGTACTTTACGAAACGGATGAAACGAATACCTCGGGCGTGTTCGCCGATTATGCTGCCTGTGGAAGGCTCAGGGCGGAGCATCTTCTTTCCCGCGGCTTTCGAAGTTTTGGCACACTCACTTCCTACAACTCAGCTGCGCAGAATATAGAAGCGAGTTCATTCGCCACGACAGTCCGATCGGTAGGATACCCGTGTAAGGGGCTATATTTGCAAGGACCATGGACGGTAATCGGAGACACCGAAGCCAACTATCGTCGTTGGAAACGTGCCCGGAAGGAGATCGAGTCTTGGCTCGACGATTTGCGAATTCCCATCGGCCTTTTCATCGCGGATGTCGATATCACTCGCGTGATCATTGAAAGCTGCTACGACCGAGGTTGGAGTGTGCCGGAAGACGTCGCCATTATTGCCGGGACGAACGAAGAGGAACTGTGCCTGCATCCGGAACCAAGTCTGACGAGCCTGGAAATACCATACGAGAATATCGGATATGAAGCGGCTCGACTTCTCGACAAGCTTATGGACGGGCAAAGGAAGTCCTCTAAGAGTCGTGAAAAAGAACCTGCCACTAAATTGTTCCTCGCACCAACTGGTGTAGTCGCTCGTCGTTCCACGGACTTTATCGCGATCGACAACGACTTGATGCGACAAGCCTTGCGGTTTATTGATACAAATCTTCATCGGGTAATTTCGGTTGACGATGTAGCCAACGCCTTACTCATTTCGCGCAGGAAGTTAACCTCTGAATTCAGAAAGCATCTGAAGCGAACTGTAGCTGGCGAGATTCAGCGCCTGCGGATTGAACGGGTAAAACGTGAACTATTAGGAACGGAACTGATTGTTAAGGAAATTGCAAAACGTAGTGGTTTTAGTAGCTTGCGTACTCTGAATGATGCGTTCATTCGTGTCGTCGGATGCTCTCCTCGAGAATACCGAAGTGCGGCCCTCAGAGGTGAAAGCGATTCGGTATGACCTTCGCCCTTTGCTAAAGTGCTCCGGCAAACAGATGAAAACCACGACAGAATAACTCCAGAAAACGATGAGTGACCGAATAATCATCTTGGTAGCGAGTTGCTATCTGCCCCCAAATTACAGCATCTCAATAGGAATTTAATTCGGAATGGGCACGCGTTAGGAATGCAATCCGCACGCGCAAGGGTGTCGCCTATTACCTTGTCGTGTGGAGGGAATGTGTAACAGACATTTCTCAAAGTTTCCTCGAATCATCTTTTCTGCCACTTTTTGCATTATCTGCCTCACACTCGGCTTCATCACGACATAGTAAGTGCAAATGAACAATCAAAACGGTCGTGCCGACGAATCATTCGAGCGGATGGTCGCCGAGAATCACGTACAGCTGCGCTCATTCGTGCGAATGCTTGGGGTCGACCCTGATTGGGTGGATGACTTGGCTCAGGAAGCATTTTTGGTTGCGTTGCGCGACCCTGAATTGTTCGAGCAGCAGCAAGACGTTGGTAAGTGGTTGCGTGGAATCGCTCGCAATTTGGTGAGAAACGAAATCCGCAAGGATGCTCGGAGAAGACGGATCCTGCATGAAGGATTCGCAGAACTGCTCTTGCAGGACGCTGATTGTCACGACGACGATCCCTATTGGCAGCGTGCACGCTTGTCGCATTTGCGAGATTGTGTCGAGCAACTACCTCCTAAGAGTCGTGAGATTGTGACCGGTCGGTACTCCGATGGCTGGAATGCAACGGATTTGGCCGATCATTTAAGCATGACTGCTGCAGCCGTCCGGCAAGCCCTCATGAGAATTCGGCAACAGTTGAAAGTCTGCGTTGAACAGCAAACGATCGATCCAGTCTGAGTTGTTCGCGTAAAAACTCGGTCATAGTACTACAACCTCGAAATGTCAGGAGAATACGTTGGCGTATCAACAGCGCTTTAATGAATTGATTGCGCTCGTGCTGGACGACGCCGCGTCAGAGAAGGAGCTGGACGAACTCGTCGCATTGGCACGCGAAAATGACCAGAACCTGCAGACGCTAAAAGATCATTTGGTTGTTAGCGATCGACTATCGCAGTACGAAGATCTTCGCCGAACGGAAGAAAAGTACCTTGAGTCTCTTCAGACG is a window of Bremerella sp. TYQ1 DNA encoding:
- a CDS encoding sigma-70 family RNA polymerase sigma factor — protein: MNNQNGRADESFERMVAENHVQLRSFVRMLGVDPDWVDDLAQEAFLVALRDPELFEQQQDVGKWLRGIARNLVRNEIRKDARRRRILHEGFAELLLQDADCHDDDPYWQRARLSHLRDCVEQLPPKSREIVTGRYSDGWNATDLADHLSMTAAAVRQALMRIRQQLKVCVEQQTIDPV
- a CDS encoding substrate-binding domain-containing protein, with the protein product MGKFVAIKGNARAGKMEGKKRIGVQMEIDQPYKRHVSVFAGVHKFAREVNDWHLIVDDWASRSILVQADRPIPFDGIIGRLSAEDIVRAHRRQLPVVNVLYETDETNTSGVFADYAACGRLRAEHLLSRGFRSFGTLTSYNSAAQNIEASSFATTVRSVGYPCKGLYLQGPWTVIGDTEANYRRWKRARKEIESWLDDLRIPIGLFIADVDITRVIIESCYDRGWSVPEDVAIIAGTNEEELCLHPEPSLTSLEIPYENIGYEAARLLDKLMDGQRKSSKSREKEPATKLFLAPTGVVARRSTDFIAIDNDLMRQALRFIDTNLHRVISVDDVANALLISRRKLTSEFRKHLKRTVAGEIQRLRIERVKRELLGTELIVKEIAKRSGFSSLRTLNDAFIRVVGCSPREYRSAALRGESDSV
- a CDS encoding arylsulfatase gives rise to the protein MLHSHLLRSHPITDLGKYTEAICNVQFVVALILSTFVPLATNQAHAAELPNILLIMADDLGYGDVGCYNPESKVETPNIDRLASEGMRFTDAHSPCSVCTPTRYSLMTGQMAFRIPNGGRVFSGAGGPSLITPDRLTLPKILQRQGYHTACVGKWHVGLTFLDHAGEPIHEGGLNGVRKIDFSREILGGPCDCGFDEFFGTACCPTTDWLYAFIEGKRIPVPPAKQLDKKSLPKHPYSHDNRPGLVAPNFDLEEVDVTFLEKSKQFLLNHMRDEPNRPFFLFHSTQAVHLPSFPSKTFQGSTNAGPHGDFIFELDYIVGELLRTLEDLDLSENTIVMFTSDNGPEVTSVYHMRKDYQHDGARPWRGVKRDNWEGGHRVPFIVRWPGKIPAETTCSQMMSLTDVMATFADVVAAQLPNDAAEDSFSMMPAMLQQERGAPIRPYILHQGFFGEMKLAIRRGNWKYLNHQGSGGNRYDNNRMLELYQLPSTNADNAPDQLYNLAIDPGEKHNLVDVHPEIAKELKKLLAESIERGRTRPSQN